Proteins from one Bactrocera neohumeralis isolate Rockhampton chromosome 3, APGP_CSIRO_Bneo_wtdbg2-racon-allhic-juicebox.fasta_v2, whole genome shotgun sequence genomic window:
- the LOC126753101 gene encoding phospholipid-transporting ATPase ABCA3-like — MISDNSPLSSEHSEDDSLPSNYHWLRFKWMFWKNCCMHWNTRWEFLFAVLMPSICSLIAVILRINIPAVHLTTITYGDTDIQKAWRNVIREVDERGGILEESFDNPVHTPYVPLLAIAYAPDFEAINNIMEFTFNKFDWDSPFITFNTCDELRKKMRTEHYFAGVCFNEDVFNVETESIYKIGIYPNRLDYIIIFPSELRLYQEYIGETWDTTNVYPNLGQQERKGGPIPYITEGFIMIQKSISEAYINLTCNVTVENDIVLRKFPKAERYYDPLSEMLEMRLSLLISMAYITTILYLLRILVNEQDLGLNDLLATLDVTYFLQFYSWFTFSLISLSIGSVVMILILKIPWNSGFCVFSRTSATCLFALFTAYNINTLSYCYMISRLIRNRDMAICAAPIFWIALYLPFSIGIDLFPNYHPYVCLFGNTALALALQHIFQLQYHEGVSWNNFFKTHWSTPHHAVGTYGIIICGTSIMQSLLGICAPVIGRMFTKLIKELNPRKKERVRISSENNRYSKTIILEVRANFKAPAVEVLALTVQLGEKFVLDEVSFNLFEDEITMLMGHNGSGKTTLIEVIAGLKRPTSGKIVIKETTGNGDFGNSRDFVGVCFSDLLLFRNLYVVHQLLLFGKLKGLNSTDVKKEITKYLEALELDKHRYTLTENLTCGQRTKLAVSCALIGGSKIVLLDDIVLKLGVRDYKLIWKLLEKEKFGRVILVSTNLSREPELHADNIIMIAQGRLKCAGTAQFLKSMYCFGCHLLISKSENCKSEDVTELLSTFLEDIVVACDIILELSYHIESTNVEILESLLNALEKEKDRLGIVNITIIETRIEELFCKLGAERPAYDDRKRYFRIFNGLSITEGTADDTLFMKANIKHKMSAYEKCFTHWSAMFYKFVIIQNSYAHYLPLFLLMPLMTIILCIIGIVPVIERMPERGCDISDYKDAITLISYPQKPNIRMTSFAETFHKYMYWRNSNVKVTYIKNQLIGEYILSLQRQQPYNYLDEKLILGLSMTRQVVGWYNGYLPGVPSLVLNLIHNAFLWLLLNTTNAKINVSLELMPIEEDIDVKELSNMTFNMGSIMALQLSFIICYIISVRIIALISERTSGFEGLQRLAGLNGLNYWTTMFCFDMIKTFIIVASFTIISWFLLSSAYITTDVLRWAFFLLLSTSAALTSTNYILSCFFFKSSYGGFLKITAFQALGAIFYVLFSRSFKNYIKTIMFLPRLFPLYSFCRGFENLYDYNIQLQLCENEDIKFAAVSFEHCKMQPNCCEMPQISVREDMLYLWLIIIAGAICLLIYEYRDVFKRATPFDNYDRALDEYKRRHASDSYMVDNVTAEVIHVQSLRPRMRHYFTVICENLGLFRKNEILVDRLSFTIKPGEKFGIIGTNCNYTNALLRLIAGQDKPSFGRVCVNAVQMTEDRNQALANIGYVPTVSCVHTQMTCYQVLKMFCTLYGYPRHQIREIVDDFARHFGLHSHYHTRLSQCSSGIRERISYSIAILKKPALLCIGNFSWSVDPHGRRQLYRLIDGLRKRGTAIVITSVMNSFTEILCTKIVVMHEGRFLHIGEPKKIAHAIAAGYSISMRMKKTVQTAQGVTSKVYFRLTAFMEKTFPSSKLIQEGTIMRYYIPYQSTTLGTLFKILRVNSFQLNIDSLTITRINMNYIFELIAEDARKSKSL, encoded by the exons ATGATTTCTGATAATTCTCCGCTCAGCAGCGAACACTCTGAAGACGATTCGTTGCCGTCCAATTACCATTGGCTCCGtttcaaatggatgttttggaaaaattgctgCATGCATTGGAACACACGCTGGGAATTTCTATTCGCCGTACTTATGCCCAGCATATGCAGTCTCATAGCAGTTATCCTGCGCATTAACATACCGGCCGTACACCTCACAACCATAACTTATGGCGATACGGACATTCAAAAGGCATGGAGGAACGTGATTCGCGAAGTTGATGAGCGCGGAGGTATTCTAGAAGAAAGTTTTGATAA TCCAGTACATACTCCATATGTACCACTCCTCGCCATTGCGTATGCACCAGATTTCGAAGCAATTAACAACATAATGGAGTTCACATTTAATAAGTTCGATTGGGACAGCCCATTTATAACCTTTAACACATGCGATGAACTTCGCAAGAAGATGAGGACCGAACACTACTTTGCTGGAGTTTGTTTTAATGAAGACGTCTTTAATGTTGAAACTGAatccatatataaaattggCATATATCCAAATCGTTTggattacattattatatttccCAGCGAGTTGCGCTTATATCAGGAGTATATAGGCGAAACCTGGGACACAACAAATGTATATCCGAATTTAGGGCAGCAAGAACGTAAAGGTGGTCCAATACCATATATAACGGAAGGTTTTATCATGATCCAGAAGTCGATCTCAGAGGCTTACATAAACTTAACTTGTAACGTCACAGTCGAAAATGATATTGTATTAAGGAAATTTCCAAAAGCCGAGCGTTATTATGATCCACTTTCGGAAATGTTGGAGATGCGTTTGTCATTATTGATATCCATGGCATATATCACTacaatattgtatttattacgA ATTTTGGTCAATGAACAGGACCTCGGCTTAAATGATTTGCTAGCCACTTTAGATGTGACCTATTTCCTACAGTTTTATAGCTGGTTTACCTTTTCCCTAATCTCATTATCTATTGGTTCCGTTGTCATGATCCTAATTTTAAAG ATTCCTTGGAACAGTGGATTCTGTGTCTTCAGCAGAACGTCTGCTACATGCTTATTTGCTCTCTTTACCGCCTATAATATAAATACACTAAGCTACTGCTATATGATATCGAGACTGATTCGAAACCGCGATATGGCCATTTGTGCAGCGCCCATTTTCTGGATCGCGCTATATTTACCATTTTCCATCGGCATCGATTTATTCCCTAATTACCATCcgtatgtttgtttatttggcAATACAGCTCTGGCCCTAGCATTACAGCATATATTTCAACTTCAATATCATGAAGGCGTTAGTtggaataatttctttaaaactcATTGGTCCACGCCACACCATGCTGTAGGCACCTATGGCATCATAATATGCGGCACGAGCATAATGCAGTCGTTATTGGGTATATGTGCACCGGTTATTGGTCGCATGTTCACCAAATTGATAAAAGAACTAAATCCTCGCAAGAAGGAGCGCGTGCGTATTAGTTCTGAAAATAACCGCTATTCGAAGACAATTATACTGGAGGTTCGAGCAAATTTCAAGGCACCAGCAGTGGAAGTATTGGCATTGACTGTACAACTTGGTGAGAAATTTGTGCTCGATGAAGTTTCATTCAATTTGTTTGAAGATGAAATCACTATGTTAATGGGTCATAACGGTAGTGGTAAAACTACATTAATAGAAGTTATTGCCGGTCTTAAGCGGCCCACTTCTGGTAAAATAGTTATTAAAGAGACCACTGGTAATGGTGACTTTGGAAATTCGCGCGATTTTGTTGGTGTCTGTTTCAGCGATTTGCTGCTCTTCCGTAATTTGTATGTGGTTCATCAGCTGCTCTTATTTGGCAAGTTAAAGGGTCTAAATTCGACTGATGTCAAGAAAGAGATCACTAAATATTTAGAGGCATTGGAGCTGGACAAACACCGCTACACTCTCACAGAAAATCTAACATGTGGTCAGAGAACCAAATTGGCTGTTTCCTGTGCGCTTATTGGTGGCAGTAAGATCGTGCTGCTGGACGATATTGTGCTGAAATTGGGCGTGCGTGACTACAAACTTATTTGGAAGTTATTGGAAAAAGAGAAGTTCGGACGTGTTATATTGGTATCGACAAATCTAAGTCGTGAACCAGAGTTACATGCTgataatattattatgattgCTCAAGGACGTTTAAAATGTGCTGGTACTGCTCAGTTTCTAAAGTCCATGTATTGCTTTGGTTGCCATTTG CTCATATCGAAATCTGAGAACTGTAAGTCCGAAGACGTAACCGAACTGCTGAGCACTTTTTTGGAAGATATTGTGGTAGCTTGCGATATTATATTGGAATTATCATATCATATCGAATCCACCAATGTGGAAATACTCGAGTCACTACTAAATGCGCTGGAAAAGGAGAAAGATAGGCTGGGCATTGTCAACATAACGATAATTGAAACACGCATTGAGGAACTCTTTTGTAAGCTCGGTGCCGAGCGACCCGCTTATGATGATCGTAAACGTTACTTCAGAATCTTCAATGGGCTAAGCATTACCGAGGGCACTGCCGACGACACGTTGTTCATGAAAGCGAATATAAAACATAAGAtgagtgcttatgaaaagtgcttTACTCACTGGAGTGCCATGTTTTATAAGTTTGTCATCATACAAAATTCCTATGCACACTACTTACCGTTGTTCCTGCTTATGCCATTAATGACCATCATACTTTGTATAATCGGCATAGTGCCCGTAATCGAAAGGATGCCAGAAAGAGGGTGTGATATAAGCGATTACAAGGATGCCATAACTCTGATTAGCTATCCACAAAAGCCGAACATAAGAATGACTTCATTTGCCGAGACAtttcacaaatatatgtattggcGTAATAGCAATGTTAAAGTCACATATATCAAAAATCAACTAATCGGCGAGTATATATTGTCACTACAGCGACAGCAGCCCTACAATTATCTGGACGAAAAGCTAATACTTGGCTTGTCCATGACGCGACAGGTGGTGGGTTGGTACAATGGATATTTGCCGGGTGTGCCATCGCTCGTTCTAAATCTCATACACAACGCATTTCTCTG GCTACTGCTAAATACGACCAATGCCAAGATCAATGTATCGCTGGAGTTGATGCCGATTGAAGAAGATATTGATGTTAAGGAATTATCGAATATGACATTCAACATGGGCAGCATAATGGCTCTGCAGCTGTCCTTTATTATATGCTACATAATATCTGTGCGGATAATTGCTTTGATTTCGGAGCGTACAAGCGGTTTTGAGGGCTTGCAGCGTTTGGCTGGTTTGAATGGCTTAAACTATTGGACAACCATGTTTTGCTTTGACATGATCAAAACATTTATCATTGTGGCCAGCTTCACCATTATATCGTGGTTCTTATTATCCTCAGCTTACATAACGACGGATGTCTTAC GTTGGGCATTCTTTTTACTATTATCGACGAGCGCTGCCTTAACTTCGACCAACTATATACTCAGCtgtttctttttcaaaagtAGCTACGGTGGTTTCTTGAAAATTACAGCATTCCAGGCGCTTGGTGCCATCTTCTATGTGCTCTTCTCCAgaagtttcaaaaattatatcaaaactATAATGTTTCTACCACGTCTATTTCCCTTGTACTCATTTTGTCGAGGTTTCGAGAATTTGTATGACTACAATATACAATTGCAATTGTGCGAAAATGAGGACATCAAATTCGCCGCAGTGTCTTTCGAACATTGTAAAATGCAACCGAATTGCTGTG AAATGCCGCAAATTTCGGTGCGCGAGGACATGCTCTACTTATGGCTAATTATCATTGCTGGCGCCATTTGCTTACTGATTTACGAATACCGTGATGTCTTTAAGCGCGCCACACCGTTTGACAATTA CGATCGTGCATTAGACGAATACAAACGACGACACGCTAGCGACTCTTATATGGTAGACAACGTCACAGCCGAAGTCATACACGTGCAGTCATTGAGACCGCGTATGCGTCACTATTTTACCGTTATTTGCGAAAATTTGGGCTTATTTCGGAAAAACGAAATTTTGGTGGACCGCCTATCTTTCACTATCAAACC CGGTGAAAAGTTTGGCATTATCGGCACTAACTGTAACTATACGAATGCATTGCTGCGTCTAATTGCTGGTCAGGATAAACCAAGTTTTGGACGTGTCTGCGTCAATGCCGTACAAATGACGGAAGATCGTAATCAGGCACTCGCCAATATCGGTTATGTGCCCACTGTTAGTTGTGTACATACGCAGATGACTTGCTATCaggttttgaaaatgttttgtacATTATATGGCTATCCACGGCATCAAATCCGTGAAATCGTTGATGATTTCGCAAGACATTTCGGCTTACACTCACATTACCATACACGTTTGTCACAGTGTAGTTCGGGTATAAGAGAGCGCATTTCCTATTCCATAGCGATCTTAAAGAAGCCCGCACTCTTGTGTATCGGCAATTTTAGTTGGAGTGTGGATCCGCATGGCAGACGTCAGCTTTATCGACTGATCGACGGCTTGCGTAAACGTGGCACAGCCATAGTGATTACGTCCGTTATGAATTCTTTTACCGAGATACTGTGCACAAAGATTGTGGTCATGCATGAGGGACGTTTTCTGCATATCGGCGAACCGAAAAAGATAGCGCATGCAATTGCGGCAGGTTATTCAATTTCGATGCGCATGAAGAAGACGGTGCAAACAGCTCAAGGCGTCACCTCGAAAGTCTACTTTCGCTTAACCGCTTTTATGGAAAAAACATTTCCCAGCTCCAAATTGAT ACAAGAGGGCACAATAATGAGATACTATATACCGTATCAGAGCACTACTTTGGGCACTTTATTTAAGATTCTGCGCGTGAATTCATTTCAGCTGAATATCGACAGCCTTACGATCACTAGAATCAACATGAATTATATATTCGAGTTGATAGCCGAGGATGCGCGTAAATCCAAGAGCTTATAA
- the LOC126752236 gene encoding gustatory receptor for bitter taste 22e-like, whose amino-acid sequence MSSRWRIGIARFFYNSTIWFSIAFGILPFRYDSKLQRIYTSKYSFVYSICLNVVIGFVAFAAWPTDDLLEMDLQQHNKLMGLLIRAIVVSHIYTLITIIVINWREYKSVLYIFNEFAAIERTYLAKHADLARSCSTFDACIIWKGVATLLQNISFIFVIFENKSTLSTRAVIVLGFALTMGNVIFLVVLQFYNFIVTTYRCMWILQQRLKYLANQSTMPTPFRNVTCEVYEITGIYLRLMKLCKSFGSVYGQQLLTSNCAIMCTNVQSLYYLRIIWSDKVSDLTAWDIFYTLQAVLINVFDFWLTIAACELALGMARDIAQLLRTFNDFEKLDVEFEKSVGKGFAACNTTELLITKGVRFSINK is encoded by the exons ATGAGCTCGCGTTGGCGTATCGGTATCGCGCGATTTTTCTACAACTCGACAATTTGGTTTTCCATCGCTTTCGGCATATTACCGTTTCGTTATGATTCAAAACTACAAAGGATCTACACTTCCAAATACAGCTTCGTCTATAGCATCTGCCTTAACGTGGTAATAGGGTTTGTGGCGTTTGCGGCTTGGCCAACCGACGATTTGCTGGAAATGGACTTACAGCAACACAATAAACTAATGGGCTTACTAATCAGAGCCATAGTCGTGTCGCATATATATACGTTGATTACGATTATTGTGATAAATTGGCGCGAATACAAATCGGTGTTATACATTTTCAACGAATTCGCCGCCATCGAGCGGACTTATCTCGCCAAGCATGCCGATTTGGCGCGCAGCTGCAGCACCTTCGATGCCTGCATCATTTGGAAGGGTGTAGCAACGCTACTGCAAAACATCTCCTTCATCTTtgtgatttttgaaaacaaatcgACGTTGAGCACGCGTGCAGTGATTGTACTTGGCTTTGCATTAACAATGGGCAACGTGATTTTTCTTGTCGTGCtccaattttataatttcatcgTTACCACTTACCGTTGCATGTGGATACTGCAACAGCGTCTAAAATATCTGGCCAACCAAAGCACTATGCCGACACCATTTCGCAACGTCACCTGTGAGGTGTATGAAATAACGGGCATCTACTTGCGTTTGATGAAGTTGTGCAAGAGCTTTGGCAGCGTTTATGGCCAGCAGTTGTTGACCAGCAACTGCGCTATAATGTGTACGAACGTACAGTCGTTATATTATTTGCGCATCATTTGGAGCGACAAAGTTAGCGATTTGACCGCTTGGGATATATTTTATACGTTACAGGCGGTGCTGATAAACGTTTTCGACTTTTGGCTCACTATTGCGGCATGCGAATTGGCCTTGGGCATGGCGCGAGATATAGCGCAGCTCCTGCGCACTTTCAATGATTTCGAGAAATTGGATGTGGAGTTCGAAAAAAGT GTAGGAAAAGGCTTCGCTGCCTGTAATACTACAGAGTTGTTAATAACCAAAGGGGTAAGGTTCTCTATTAACAAGTAA